A genomic window from Candidatus Lokiarchaeota archaeon includes:
- a CDS encoding 4Fe-4S dicluster domain-containing protein, translating into MNMARTEITIDYSKCGYEEGVNVDPRECKKCLQICDPAVFLMHPTLEDHPDPYNPERWKITPVWPSLCMGCMKCVEVCPENAITVKPGESLHMMTQEY; encoded by the coding sequence ATGAATATGGCAAGGACAGAAATCACAATAGACTACAGCAAATGTGGCTACGAAGAGGGTGTGAATGTTGACCCGCGGGAATGTAAGAAGTGCCTCCAAATATGCGATCCTGCAGTATTCCTGATGCATCCCACACTTGAAGACCACCCCGATCCCTATAATCCGGAGCGGTGGAAGATTACCCCTGTCTGGCCTTCACTGTGTATGGGTTGTATGAAATGTGTTGAAGTTTGCCCCGAGAATGCGATTACAGTCAAGCCCGGCGAATCACTTCACATGATGACACAAGAGTATTAG